The nucleotide window GCGACGCGGAGCGGGGGGTTGTATGCGATCTTGGGGCCTGATACTCCTGTAGGAATTGGATTTCCTGCTGCCGCGGGGCCGACGACAACCACTTCGGTCATGAACGTCACGTATCAGGATATGCACGGGGCTATTCCCTCGCCGGACACCGCCTCTGTTCAGGTTTGCAGTTCCTCGGTGGGGGTCCTCAATGCCGGTACGACCTCTCAAAAGGCTGCGTGCACCAGCAACGGATCTGCGACGTTCACCGGTGGCGCTGGTATTGACCCCGAGGCACCCACCTTTGTCCTGCACCAGGTTGACGTCA belongs to Terriglobia bacterium and includes:
- a CDS encoding pilus assembly protein, with product MRINRLRLRRRSSGQALIESALLIPFILMLIFNGINFGYVYFVALNMSAATRSGGLYAILGPDTPVGIGFPAAAGPTTTTSVMNVTYQDMHGAIPSPDTASVQVCSSSVGVLNAGTTSQKAACTSNGSATFTGGAGIDPEAPTFVLHQVDVTYEFSPPIPGLPFGAVLLATPVCSGSPITCTFHRKVLMRAM